The window TTGTTTGGGAGTTGGGACTAGGTATGAAATGTTGGCTGAGTTATCCAGAAGAGAAAAGGATTCTGGGATTAAACCGGACCCTGAAATAGACGCTTTCATGAAGGCTACATCGTTGGCTGGTCAGGAAACTAGTTTGATCACAGATTATGTCCTCAAGGTTTGTCTTCCCATTCTTTCAATTTCTCAAACTAGTCAAAACTCTAATCATTTCTtgtttttcttcaccatttaACAGATTTTGGGAATGGATATTTGTGCTGATATTATGGTGGGAGATGATATGAGAAGAGGTATATCTGGTGGACAAAAGAAGCGTGTCACTACTGGTATGTTCAATTTTCTGCATCGTCAAAAGtgcaaattaatatataagttgtGCTCATGATCATGAgttgataacataaaaaatgcAGGAGAAATGTTGGTTGGACCGTCGAAAGTGTTCTTCATGGACGAGATCTCAACAGGTCTGGACAGCTCAACCACATTCCAGATTGTCAAGTACATGAGACAGATGGTTCACATAATGGATATCACAATGGTGATCTCTCTTCTACAGCCTGCACCGGAGACATTTGAACTTTTCGATGACATCCTCCTTGTTTCAGAAGGACAGATCATATACCAAGGTCCAAGAGACAACATTCTAGACTTCTTCGAGCACATGGGATTCAAATGCCCAGAAAGGAAAGGAGTAGCCGACTTTCTCCAAGAAGTAACCTCAAGTAAAGACCAAGAACAATATTGGTTCAGAAGGAACCAGCCTCATAGGTTTATCTCAGTTTCTGAGTTTTCACAGTCCTTCAAGTCTTTCCACATCGGCCAGCAAGTGTTGCAAGAACTTAGAGTTCCCTTTGACAAGTCCAGAGTTCATCCAGCTGCTTTGGTGACTGATAAATTCGGTATTTCAAATTGGGAACTCTTCAGAGCGTGTTTTGCGAGGGAATGGTTGCTAATGAAGAGAAGCTCGTTCATCTATATCTTCAAAGTTGTGCAGATTACTATAATGGCTATATTTTCCTTCACTGTTTTCTTAAGGACCCAAATGAAACCTGGTGACATAAGAGACGGTGCTGCTAAATTTTGGGGAGCTCTGTTTTTCAGTCTCATTAATGTTATGTTCAATGGAATGCAAGAACTTGCCATGACGGTTTTCAGGCTTCCTGTTTTCTTCAAACAAAGGGATTCACTATTCTATCCTGCTTGGGCTTTTGCGTTGCCTATTTGGATCCTGAGGATTCCTGTTTCTTTCATGGAGTCTGCTATTTGGATCATTTTAACGTATTACACCATTGGATTTGCTCCTTCTGCTGCTAGGTTCTTCAAACAGTTCTTGGCCTTCTTCAGTGTTCATCAAATGGCTCTATCTCTTTTTCGATTCATTGCAGCAGCCGGAAGAACTGCAGTTATTTCTAACACATTCGGTACCTTTGCATTGCTCGTGGTTTTCGTTCTAGGAGGCTTCATTGTTGCCAAAGGtaagtaaattattaattttttcacaCACGCACACACAAAATGTTAATCTTGTTTGTTGTTATATAGATGATATTCAGCCATGGATGATATGGGGTTACTACGTTTCTCCTATGATGTATGGACAAAACGCGATCGCCATTAATGAGTTTCTCGATGAGCGATGGAGTGCTGTAAGTTTTGTAGATGAAGAACTCAATTTTTTGATAGAATTTTGTTGGTAACattcattgttttttatatgaaaCAGCCAATAAATGGAACTGGGCAGCCTACAGTAGGAAAAACACTTCTCAGCAGCAGAGGTCTTTTCACTGAAGAATATTGGTACTGGATTTGCATTGCAGCTCTCATTGGATTCTCTCTACTCTTTAATCTTCTTTTCATTGCAGCTCTCACATTCTTAAAGCGTAAGTTTTCACGATTAACTATATCTTCGTCGATCCACCAGGGACTgacattttttctttaatatcaGCATTTGCGGACACTAAGGCTGTAGTTGCAGATGATGACAATAAAACTCCTCAAGGTGAGAAATTTCTGTTATCTCGTGGATCATTTGTGAATAACATTTTGCCAAGATAATAACAGAGGAAACAATTCTTTCAGAAACCTCGGCTTTGAGTGCTGGAAATGACCAAGCTAAAAAAGGAATGATTTTACCCTTCCAACCGTTATCAATTGCATTCAACCACGTTAACTACTACGTTGACATGCCTGCTGTATGATCTTACCCTTCTTTCTGTTTCTTCTGTTCCTAGTTTGTAACATGTATCTGATTTGGTTATGATCAACTGCGTTTCAGGAAATGAAAAATCAGGGATTTGAAGAAAACCGTCTTCAACTGCTGAAAGATGTGAGTGGTGCTTTCAGGCCGGGTATTTTGACAGCACTGGTGGGTGTAAGTGGTGCTGGAAAAACCACACTAATGGATGTTTTGGCTGGAAGGAAGACCGGGGGTTACATTGAAGGAACCATAAACATTTCAGGTTACAAAAAGAACCAAGCCACATTTGCCCGTGTCAGCGGCTACTGTGAGCAAAATGACATCCATTCTCCTTATGTTACTGTCTACGAGTCCCTTTTATATTCTGCATGGCTGCGTCTTGCCGCTGATGTCACCACAGACAAACGAAAGGTTCAACTAACTAAATTAACAAATCAAGAACAAATTGTCTGCTTTCTTGTTCTTCCAAAAAATCAAATCTTTAACCTccccataattttttttgcttTGTTTCAGAAATTTGTTCAAGAGGTTATGGACCTGGTAGAGCTTACCCCAATAAGAAACGCTCTAGTCGGTCTACCAGGCGTTGATGGTCTTTCAACCGAACAGAGAAAGAGGCTCACAATTGCGGTTGAGCTGGTTGCTAATCCATCCATCATCTTTATGGATGAACCGACATCAGGTCTTGACGCAAGAGCAGCTGCAATTGTCATGCGTACTGTTAGGAATACAGTCGACACTGGAAGAACTGTCGTCTGCACAATTCATCAACCAAGCATCGATATCTTTGAAGCTTTCGATGAGGTTTGtgcattttctttatttttctttttattcctTTCTTTTACGCTGATGCAGTTCTTTTTCTGCCATTTGTTTGCAGCTACTGTTGATGAAGAGAGGTGGACAAGTGATCTATGCCGGACCACTTGGTGAACATTCCCATAAGCTGGTCGAATACTTTGAGGTATGTATGTAATGTACATGAGTTTCTGTCTAAAAATGTTTATCGAAAACCTATCAATTTATAACACCTTGTCACTGCAGGCTGTCCCTGGAGTGCAGAAAATTAAAGAAGGATACAATCCGGCTACTTGGATGCTGGATGTCAGCTCTCAGTCAGCCGAGAATCATCTTAACGTAGATTTTGCTGAAATCTACGCCAATTCAGAACTCTataagtaaatttatttatatcctTTCAACTCCTCTACTTTATAATTTtggattattaaaattaaattgtacaAATTCTTCTCGCAGGAGAAATCAAGACCTGATAAAAGATTTAAGCACACCATCTCCCAGTTCGAAGGACCTGTATTTCCCAACAAAGTACTCGCAATCATTCTTAACACAATGCAAAGCTTGCTTCTGGAAGCAACATTGGTCTTACTGGAGGAACTCTCAGTTCAATGCCATTAGATTCTTCATGACGGTTGTAATAGGAGTTCTGTTTGGGGTTATTTTCTGGGACAAAGGAGATAAACTGTAAGTGTATACAATGTTGAAACAAATGGTATTCAAACATCGAGTAGaggattgattttttttttcctacaGAAATACACAACAAGATCTTCTTAACTTGTTGGGAGCCACTTATTCTGCGGTGCTCTTCCTTGGAGCCACAAAtacatcttcggttcaaccggtTGTGGCAGTTGAAAGAACAGTTTTCTATCGTGAGAGAGCAGCAGGAATGTATTCCGAGTTGCCTTATGCGTTTGCCcaggtatttttttttgtgtaaagGGAAATCCTCCATATTTAAACAAAGCTAGCTAGACATCTCCTTAACATGTTTCTTGTTGATCAGGTGGCAATGGAGACAATTTATGTTGCAAttcaaacatttatatatacagTGCTTCTT is drawn from Impatiens glandulifera chromosome 3, dImpGla2.1, whole genome shotgun sequence and contains these coding sequences:
- the LOC124932364 gene encoding pleiotropic drug resistance protein 2-like; translation: MTALNAGEELSRISSSRRSSWKSASLREVWQGQGPVDAFERNSTRRHAEEDEEEELKWAAIERLPTYDRMRKGILKQVVSNGRVVQNEVDVSNLAPHDKKLLMDNILKVVEDDNEKFLKKLRSRTDRVGIDIPKVEVRFQNLCVEGDTRVGSRALPTLLNTTLNTVESCLGKIGLSASKQRVLKILQDVSGIIRPSRMTLLLGPPGAGKTTLLQALAGKSEDNLRVSGNITYCGHEFKEFVPQRTCAYISQHDLHHGEMTVRETLEFSGRCLGVGTRYEMLAELSRREKDSGIKPDPEIDAFMKATSLAGQETSLITDYVLKILGMDICADIMVGDDMRRGISGGQKKRVTTGEMLVGPSKVFFMDEISTGLDSSTTFQIVKYMRQMVHIMDITMVISLLQPAPETFELFDDILLVSEGQIIYQGPRDNILDFFEHMGFKCPERKGVADFLQEVTSSKDQEQYWFRRNQPHRFISVSEFSQSFKSFHIGQQVLQELRVPFDKSRVHPAALVTDKFGISNWELFRACFAREWLLMKRSSFIYIFKVVQITIMAIFSFTVFLRTQMKPGDIRDGAAKFWGALFFSLINVMFNGMQELAMTVFRLPVFFKQRDSLFYPAWAFALPIWILRIPVSFMESAIWIILTYYTIGFAPSAARFFKQFLAFFSVHQMALSLFRFIAAAGRTAVISNTFGTFALLVVFVLGGFIVAKDDIQPWMIWGYYVSPMMYGQNAIAINEFLDERWSAPINGTGQPTVGKTLLSSRGLFTEEYWYWICIAALIGFSLLFNLLFIAALTFLKPFADTKAVVADDDNKTPQETSALSAGNDQAKKGMILPFQPLSIAFNHVNYYVDMPAEMKNQGFEENRLQLLKDVSGAFRPGILTALVGVSGAGKTTLMDVLAGRKTGGYIEGTINISGYKKNQATFARVSGYCEQNDIHSPYVTVYESLLYSAWLRLAADVTTDKRKKFVQEVMDLVELTPIRNALVGLPGVDGLSTEQRKRLTIAVELVANPSIIFMDEPTSGLDARAAAIVMRTVRNTVDTGRTVVCTIHQPSIDIFEAFDELLLMKRGGQVIYAGPLGEHSHKLVEYFEAVPGVQKIKEGYNPATWMLDVSSQSAENHLNVDFAEIYANSELYKRNQDLIKDLSTPSPSSKDLYFPTKYSQSFLTQCKACFWKQHWSYWRNSQFNAIRFFMTVVIGVLFGVIFWDKGDKLNTQQDLLNLLGATYSAVLFLGATNTSSVQPVVAVERTVFYRERAAGMYSELPYAFAQVAMETIYVAIQTFIYTVLLYSMIGFEWKASKFFYFYYFIFMCFTYFSMYGMMLVALTPNFQIAAITMSFFLSFWNLFSGFLVPRPLIPIWWRWYYWATPVAWTIYGVFTSQVGDITTTLQVPGEATDPKLNEFLKEYMGYDYDFLVPVVFAHLGFVLLFFFVFAYGIKFLNFQKR